CGTGGTGGTTGTCGGTGGGGCTGAAGGAGCAGTCGGCCAATGCTGGAAGCACTCCAGCTGCCAGGAGCTGGACTCTGAGAGCAGCATGACGGTACAGAAGACGGTCAAAGCAACAATAAGCAGAATCTGCATTTCCTGATCATTTTCATCCACAGTTCAGCTGTTTTGTTGCTTCAAATGGAgtcaaaacagaattttttgacTCGACTTCTCTGTTGGTTAATTCTTCCTACATTTACCAATAATTCAGATTTAAGGGGTTTGAGAATCTGTAAAATAAAGTGCAAATTTTGACCCAAAAATAGGTTTTTCTTTAGGAAAATGTGATAAGCACTTTAAACTCAACATCCACATCTCCCATTACAAAAACACATCTGCTGTTTTAACACCTTCAGTTGACTGTCAATCTCATCTTTTTACTCCAGGAGTGCCTCCAGCTCTGCCGCTCTGACCTCACCGCCGAGACCCCCCTCATCCCAGGCAGCTCCCACCTCCAGCCTCCACCTCCCTCAGATCCCTTCTCTTTCATCTCTCCATCCCCTCAAACCAAACGCTCCTACTCCATGGAGCACTTCCGATGGGGCAAGCCCGTCGGGCGCAAACGTCGCCCCGTCAAGGTCTACACCCCAAACGGAGTGGAGGAGGAGTCCTCTGAGGTTTTCCCAGGTGAGATGAGGAGGCGGGAGTTGGCCAATGAGCTGCTGGCGGCTGcagcggaggaggaggagagggctatggaggaggtggaggaggaggaggagcgtcAGCATCTCCTGGCTGGCCTGCAGGAGAAGAAGGATGGCTCCTACAAGATGAAGCATTTCCGCTGGAGCGGCCCTCCCGCCAGTAAACGCTATGGCGGCTTCATGAAGAGCTGGGAGGAGGATCGCCAGAAACCACTGGTGACGCTCTTCAAGAACATCATCAACAAGGACGAGCAGCAGtgagattccagaaaaaaagaaaagaaaaaggagaagtcaaaacacaaaagggggggggggatttgccATAAATAATCAGCAGGCAGCAAAGAGTTCTCATTGGTTCTTTTGTTCCCAATAAAAGACTCTGAAACTGCAGTGTTTTGGCGACAGAATtgtgaggatttttactgtgttgtaaataataatattctttaaatgaaaagagaTTTATTTGCAAGCAATGACGAAcggtgtttgtctttttctctaCATCCGACAtcagcttaaagtcccactccaatcatcctaTGATCTATGTTAAAGCAGTGGTCTTTAAACTAtgattatgatttttttccagtaaaatCTCTAAAATCTGGGCCGTTTACCaagacagagtttctgcagaagcTCATCAGAAAttgacctctgagttgtgggtggggccattggcatggagtaagctcTACCACACTCCCCGTCATCCttcttgtttacactctctcccactagcttacagcccctcacaaccccaacctaacatttgcggtgcagttttgagccagatgccagcttggaagAAGAAGCAAAAATGTACTATATTTCCCGCACTAAACGGGGGCACCAGATCATAAGGTGCACCCTATAGCACATTCTTAAACTCACACTATATCGagaaagtattggctcacccaCTTTGACTCGCACATGAACGGAAATGGCATCCCTATCCTAACCCATAGTTCAATATGATGTGGGTCCACCTTTTGaagctattacagcttcaactcttctgggaaggctgtccacaaagttgaggagtgtgtttctAGGAATctttgaccattcttccaaaagcgcattggtgaggtcacacactgatgttggtggagaaggcctggatcTTAGTCTCTTCTCTAATTCATCCCTAAGGTGTTCTTTCAGGTTTAGGTCCAGACTCTGTGCAGgtcagtcaagttcatccacgccagactctgtcctccatgtcttcattGACTTTGACTTGTacactggtgcacagtcatgttggaagaggaaggggctgctccaaactgttcccacaaggttgggagcatggaattatccaaaatgttttggtatcctgaaacATTCAGAGCTCctttctgtctccccctctggccATCAGCGAGAACAATGACCAGAGAACTGGCCACTTCCTGGTTTGCATACTACAGTTCACATCAGCCCTTGCCCTCAATACCAGGATGTTCCCCAGCTGATACCACTCATTCATTACTCACCTGTCTCTCATCTGCAATCACAGAACCTGTTATTGCAGGTTCTGTATCTACTAACCTTATATTCATGACCTGGGTTTACTCGATTGTGTCGCTTATCGTCACTGGACAGCAGTCACACCTTGTCCCTCATTTTCCAAATCCAAACCCGAAACAGATGACTACCAGAGTGCAGGAGAGACACAGACATGTGGTacaggtatttatttatttcac
The sequence above is drawn from the Oryzias latipes chromosome 2, ASM223467v1 genome and encodes:
- the pomc gene encoding pro-opiomelanocortin; protein product: MYTVWLLVAVVVVGGAEGAVGQCWKHSSCQELDSESSMTECLQLCRSDLTAETPLIPGSSHLQPPPPSDPFSFISPSPQTKRSYSMEHFRWGKPVGRKRRPVKVYTPNGVEEESSEVFPGEMRRRELANELLAAAAEEEERAMEEVEEEEERQHLLAGLQEKKDGSYKMKHFRWSGPPASKRYGGFMKSWEEDRQKPLVTLFKNIINKDEQQ